Proteins encoded by one window of Campylobacter concisus:
- a CDS encoding ABC transporter ATP-binding protein yields the protein MKFKIKNLSCGYDKKVVIENFNVNLQDGDIFCLLGSNGVGKTTTFKTILGFLKPLGGEILIDGKDALKMSEKERASFISYVPQAHTPPFAFSVFDVVMMSANARLGIFERPSKKDEEIALDALKTLNLESFKYKIYTDLSGGERQMVLIARALAQRSKVMLLDEPTANLDFGNQMRVLKEIKKLAKQGYIIILTSHQPEQVFYLNAKVAMLGRDKNYIYGEASEVMNGKNLKKIYGVDIRVVKNIIDEREHYSCVMVD from the coding sequence GTGAAATTTAAGATCAAAAATTTAAGCTGTGGCTACGACAAAAAGGTCGTTATAGAAAATTTCAATGTAAATTTACAAGATGGCGACATCTTTTGCCTGCTTGGTAGCAATGGCGTTGGCAAAACAACGACGTTTAAGACGATACTTGGCTTTTTAAAGCCACTTGGGGGAGAGATTTTAATAGATGGCAAAGACGCGCTAAAGATGAGCGAAAAAGAGCGAGCAAGCTTTATAAGCTACGTCCCACAGGCTCACACACCGCCATTTGCTTTTAGCGTTTTTGACGTGGTGATGATGAGTGCAAATGCAAGACTTGGTATATTTGAACGCCCTAGTAAAAAGGATGAAGAGATAGCACTAGATGCGTTAAAGACGCTAAATTTAGAGAGCTTTAAATATAAAATTTACACCGATCTAAGTGGCGGCGAGCGGCAAATGGTGCTGATAGCTAGGGCATTAGCGCAACGCTCAAAGGTGATGCTACTTGACGAGCCAACGGCAAATTTAGACTTTGGCAACCAAATGCGAGTTTTAAAAGAGATAAAAAAGCTCGCAAAGCAAGGCTACATCATCATCCTCACCTCTCATCAGCCAGAGCAGGTCTTTTATCTAAACGCAAAGGTCGCGATGCTTGGGCGTGATAAAAACTACATCTACGGCGAGGCTAGCGAGGTGATGAACGGCAAAAATTTAAAGAAAATTTACGGCGTAGATATACGAGTGGTGAAAAATATCATCGATGAACGCGAGCATTACTCTTGCGTTATGGTGGATTAA
- a CDS encoding FecCD family ABC transporter permease, whose translation MSSQKIIFALFALLLLVLFFSLGIGRYEISYAQIFEFIRSAILNEQSSDEQGYTVFTLIRLPRVLFAILVGAALASSGAVYQGLFKNPLVSPDILGVSSGAAVGASVAIILNFNYIGVQLSAFGCGLFAVFAVVFISSVIAKGRLNLLVMVLTGIVISSLFGALSSLIKFLADSEDKLPEVTFWLMGSLARSGGYKNLALLFCVVMICLVPLFMLRYKLNTLSFGEEEARAMGLNVKFYNIIIIIASTLLTATCVSFCGIVGWVGLVIPHIMRFVVGANFITLFPASLLGGGLFLLIVDTTSRSLMASEIPLGVITSLVGAPVFVYLLYKSKKGFA comes from the coding sequence TTGAGTAGCCAAAAGATCATTTTTGCATTATTTGCGCTACTTTTGTTGGTGCTCTTTTTTTCTCTAGGCATCGGACGCTACGAGATAAGTTACGCTCAAATTTTTGAGTTTATAAGATCAGCTATTTTAAACGAGCAATCAAGCGATGAGCAAGGATATACGGTCTTTACGCTCATTCGTTTGCCAAGGGTGCTTTTTGCCATCTTAGTTGGTGCAGCGCTTGCTAGCTCTGGAGCTGTCTATCAAGGTCTTTTTAAAAATCCTTTAGTCTCGCCTGACATCCTTGGCGTCTCAAGTGGCGCAGCTGTGGGAGCAAGCGTGGCTATCATCTTAAATTTCAACTACATAGGCGTGCAGCTTAGCGCCTTTGGCTGCGGTCTTTTTGCAGTTTTTGCTGTCGTTTTTATAAGCAGCGTCATCGCAAAAGGCAGGTTAAATTTACTCGTGATGGTGCTAACTGGCATCGTCATCTCATCTCTTTTTGGAGCGCTTAGCTCGCTTATAAAATTTCTAGCTGACAGCGAAGACAAGCTGCCAGAAGTTACTTTTTGGCTGATGGGAAGCCTAGCAAGAAGCGGCGGATATAAAAATTTAGCCCTGCTTTTTTGCGTAGTTATGATCTGTCTTGTGCCACTTTTCATGCTTCGCTACAAGCTAAATACGCTTAGTTTTGGCGAAGAAGAGGCTAGGGCGATGGGGCTAAATGTAAAATTTTACAACATCATAATCATCATCGCTTCAACGCTTCTAACCGCTACTTGCGTCTCATTTTGCGGTATCGTGGGCTGGGTGGGGCTCGTCATCCCTCACATTATGCGCTTTGTCGTGGGAGCAAACTTCATCACGCTCTTTCCAGCTTCGCTGCTTGGCGGAGGGCTGTTTTTACTGATAGTTGATACCACTTCACGCAGCTTAATGGCAAGTGAGATCCCACTTGGCGTCATCACATCACTAGTTGGCGCGCCTGTTTTTGTCTATCTACTCTATAAGAGCAAAAAGGGTTTTGCGTGA
- a CDS encoding class I SAM-dependent methyltransferase translates to MQGLVDYQAILERVFSPTLQKVKGKDGGVNWDDYADMYNEMTGMETASTLNLLSNLPITKDDSVLDVGCGPARLSVPLAKLAKSVSALDPFAKMLEYAKKNAKEAGVKNINFIQKDWSDEQSLKDLPKHDIVLASRSVGLFDIKKLCKFAKKYVVMTSFLMDYPSLKTFWQDFLKGIKDENEAGFSDRRFGYNFIFNIAYDMGANPNLKIIDTIFERDFASLEEAFSYFRFVGEIAPEKEEIYKRNVEKYLTKTNDGYKFKRETKSYLIWWDVREIKFE, encoded by the coding sequence ATGCAAGGGCTAGTTGATTATCAAGCGATTTTGGAGCGAGTGTTTTCGCCTACTTTGCAAAAAGTAAAGGGCAAAGATGGTGGCGTAAACTGGGATGATTACGCAGATATGTATAACGAGATGACTGGCATGGAGACGGCTTCTACACTAAATTTGCTCTCAAATTTGCCTATCACAAAAGATGATAGCGTGCTTGACGTGGGATGTGGCCCAGCAAGGCTTAGCGTGCCACTTGCAAAGCTAGCAAAGAGCGTAAGCGCGCTAGATCCGTTTGCAAAAATGCTTGAATACGCTAAGAAAAATGCAAAAGAGGCTGGGGTAAAAAATATAAATTTCATCCAAAAAGACTGGAGTGATGAGCAGAGTTTAAAGGACCTGCCAAAACACGACATCGTGCTAGCATCACGCTCGGTTGGGCTTTTTGATATAAAAAAGCTTTGCAAATTTGCTAAAAAATATGTCGTGATGACCTCTTTTTTAATGGATTATCCAAGTTTAAAGACGTTCTGGCAAGACTTCCTAAAAGGGATAAAAGATGAAAATGAGGCAGGTTTTAGTGATAGGAGATTTGGCTACAACTTTATCTTTAACATCGCTTATGACATGGGAGCAAATCCAAATTTAAAGATAATAGACACCATTTTTGAGAGGGATTTTGCTAGCCTTGAAGAGGCGTTTTCTTATTTTAGATTTGTCGGTGAGATCGCTCCTGAAAAAGAAGAAATCTACAAACGAAACGTAGAAAAGTATCTTACTAAGACAAATGACGGATATAAATTTAAAAGAGAGACGAAGAGCTATCTCATCTGGTGGGACGTGCGGGAGATAAAATTTGAGTAG
- a CDS encoding TonB-dependent receptor has translation MSYKISVATCAALLMCSGFLSQVFAVQTTKLEGIEVNSVGDNISESGIDEGILNKRVAAGPLADKKVIDMPYQVNTISKEVLDNQGVQAFDEAVKYFPSAQLQYRGGGEMGRPQTRGFQGSVVGNVLWDGFYAVSTTAIPMVMFESLQIQNGLAGSLYGGQDPAGIFSYSRKRPVADYNAIWTDYISRGNLGVGFDTSNKFEKIGYRGVFYYTDGEREPKDSKTSRRLASIGLDFYPTDDLTFETNFSYYKHTMGGYYDGVSFASKDGVYQGFSPIRAGRRIVGVRHTGMPSFSDVTTSTNDERFMRTITASGKFKYAPTDRWYLEGGYQWQKAIRARNGDGAFTVPSAFLKAQTDFSTGSINHNFATSLNGYKWLYGKDKDVMMDMKNISVVDDIALNDSLNVILSASNTWFKKTNYKKDGISWAGSVVYKIVPDFNVYFTYADSLREGASKTYDKVGHPLYGQTISFNPYRSKQYELGVKTRVNEIDFSAAVFQITRPTYYEVNGIFGRQGDQRNRGIEFTTGGKIVDSLSAYGGITFIDPKMNKSANQKVVGKTIVGEPKVQANMLFDYAVPGTNKLAFTTNFHYTGKRYVDEMNTASVSGYFTTDLGARYTTKAWIGKETSIRFNVNNVFDKKYWVSIFSGDLDGSVPSSYSGASMFRGYGRTFMLSAQVKF, from the coding sequence TTGAGTTACAAAATCTCAGTTGCAACATGTGCTGCACTTTTGATGTGCAGTGGTTTTTTAAGTCAAGTTTTTGCTGTGCAAACGACAAAACTTGAGGGTATTGAAGTAAATTCAGTCGGTGATAACATCAGCGAGAGTGGTATCGATGAGGGAATTTTAAACAAAAGAGTCGCTGCTGGTCCTTTGGCTGATAAAAAAGTTATAGATATGCCTTATCAAGTAAATACAATTTCAAAAGAGGTTCTTGACAATCAAGGCGTTCAAGCTTTTGATGAAGCTGTTAAATATTTTCCATCAGCACAACTTCAGTACCGTGGCGGTGGCGAAATGGGTCGCCCACAAACTCGTGGCTTTCAAGGCTCAGTCGTAGGTAACGTCCTTTGGGACGGCTTTTACGCAGTTTCTACGACAGCTATACCTATGGTAATGTTTGAGAGCTTACAAATTCAAAACGGACTTGCTGGCTCACTATATGGCGGACAAGATCCAGCAGGTATTTTTAGCTACTCTCGCAAACGTCCTGTTGCTGATTACAACGCTATTTGGACAGATTATATTTCTCGTGGAAATTTGGGTGTAGGATTTGATACATCAAATAAATTTGAAAAAATAGGTTACCGCGGAGTATTTTATTATACAGATGGAGAAAGAGAGCCAAAAGATAGTAAAACTTCACGCCGCCTAGCTTCTATTGGACTTGATTTTTATCCAACTGATGACTTGACGTTTGAGACAAATTTTAGCTACTACAAGCACACTATGGGTGGCTATTATGATGGTGTTAGCTTCGCAAGTAAAGATGGAGTATATCAAGGGTTTTCTCCTATTAGAGCAGGACGAAGAATAGTCGGTGTTAGACATACTGGTATGCCTAGCTTCTCAGATGTAACTACATCAACCAATGATGAGAGATTTATGAGGACTATAACAGCTAGTGGTAAATTTAAATATGCTCCAACTGATAGATGGTATCTTGAGGGTGGCTACCAATGGCAAAAAGCTATCAGGGCTAGGAATGGTGATGGTGCATTTACTGTGCCTAGTGCATTTTTAAAAGCTCAAACAGACTTTAGTACTGGAAGTATTAATCATAACTTTGCTACATCATTAAATGGCTATAAATGGCTATATGGTAAAGATAAAGACGTAATGATGGATATGAAAAATATCTCAGTTGTTGATGATATCGCTCTTAATGATAGTTTAAATGTCATACTCTCAGCTTCAAATACTTGGTTTAAAAAGACTAATTATAAAAAAGATGGTATAAGCTGGGCTGGAAGCGTAGTGTATAAAATCGTGCCTGATTTTAATGTATATTTCACCTATGCTGATAGCTTAAGAGAGGGTGCATCTAAAACTTATGATAAAGTCGGACATCCGCTATATGGACAAACTATTAGCTTTAATCCTTACAGAAGCAAACAATATGAGTTAGGTGTAAAAACCAGAGTAAATGAGATCGACTTTAGTGCTGCTGTGTTTCAAATAACAAGACCAACTTATTATGAAGTTAATGGAATATTTGGAAGACAAGGTGATCAAAGAAATAGAGGAATAGAATTTACAACTGGCGGAAAAATAGTAGATAGTTTAAGCGCTTATGGTGGTATAACATTTATAGATCCAAAAATGAATAAATCAGCAAATCAAAAAGTAGTTGGAAAAACTATCGTTGGTGAACCAAAAGTTCAAGCAAATATGTTATTTGACTATGCAGTGCCAGGTACAAACAAACTTGCATTTACAACAAATTTCCACTACACAGGCAAACGCTATGTTGATGAGATGAATACTGCAAGCGTAAGCGGATACTTTACAACCGATCTTGGTGCTAGATATACTACAAAAGCTTGGATAGGTAAAGAGACATCTATTAGATTTAATGTAAATAACGTATTTGATAAAAAATACTGGGTCAGCATCTTCTCTGGCGATCTTGATGGATCTGTTCCAAGCAGTTATTCTGGCGCAAGCATGTTTAGAGGCTATGGAAGAACCTTCATGCTTTCAGCTCAAGTTAAATTCTAA
- a CDS encoding 2-oxoacid:acceptor oxidoreductase family protein, with protein sequence MKSQLRFVGVGGQGVILAGEILSAAKIKAGGYGVKASTYTSQVRGGPTKVDIILDEKEILYPYANEGEIDFMLATAQISYNAFKSGVKEGGAIVVEPNLVKVSDEDKSYWKIYEIPIISIAKDEVGNVITQSVVALGVAVAMSKCMDENLVREEMLASVPAKVKEANAKAYELGLKYAKELLK encoded by the coding sequence ATGAAGTCACAATTAAGATTTGTCGGCGTTGGCGGACAGGGCGTCATACTAGCAGGCGAGATCCTCTCAGCTGCTAAGATAAAAGCAGGTGGATACGGCGTCAAGGCATCTACCTACACATCTCAGGTGCGTGGCGGTCCAACGAAGGTCGATATCATCCTTGACGAGAAGGAAATTTTATACCCTTATGCAAACGAGGGCGAGATAGACTTCATGCTAGCAACCGCGCAGATAAGCTACAATGCCTTTAAAAGCGGCGTAAAAGAGGGCGGCGCGATCGTGGTTGAGCCAAATTTGGTAAAAGTAAGCGACGAGGATAAAAGTTACTGGAAAATTTATGAAATTCCTATCATTTCTATCGCAAAAGATGAGGTTGGTAACGTCATCACTCAAAGTGTCGTAGCCCTTGGCGTGGCGGTGGCTATGAGTAAATGTATGGATGAAAATTTAGTGCGTGAAGAGATGTTAGCAAGCGTACCAGCTAAGGTCAAAGAAGCAAATGCTAAAGCTTACGAGCTAGGTCTAAAATACGCAAAAGAGCTTTTAAAATAA
- a CDS encoding 2-oxoglutarate ferredoxin oxidoreductase subunit beta, which produces MAFNYDKYLRTDKMPTLWCWGCGDGVILKALIRAIDTMGWDMNDVCVVSGIGCSGRFSGYIDCNTIHTTHGRAVAYATGVKMANPDKHVIVVTGDGDGLAIGGNHTIHGCRRNIGLNHILINNFIYALTNSQTSPTTPKGMWTVTAQYGNIDPSFDACKLATAAGASFVARGSVIEPEKLTKLFVEGFSHDGYSFFDVFSNCHINLGRKNKMGEAVKNLEWIKGRTTSKVKFDMLSNEEKKGIFPLGVLHKDEEKMEYTKAYDMVRKAAMSNEAINFEELV; this is translated from the coding sequence ATGGCTTTTAATTATGATAAATATTTACGAACAGATAAAATGCCTACTCTTTGGTGCTGGGGCTGTGGCGACGGCGTCATACTAAAGGCGCTCATCCGAGCTATCGACACCATGGGCTGGGACATGAACGATGTTTGCGTGGTCTCAGGCATAGGCTGCTCTGGCCGCTTTAGCGGATATATTGACTGCAACACCATCCACACAACTCACGGCAGAGCCGTAGCCTACGCCACTGGCGTAAAGATGGCAAATCCAGACAAACACGTCATTGTTGTAACTGGCGATGGCGACGGACTAGCGATCGGAGGCAACCACACGATACATGGATGCCGCCGAAATATCGGGCTAAATCACATCCTAATAAATAACTTCATCTACGCGCTAACCAACTCACAAACCAGCCCAACCACGCCAAAAGGCATGTGGACGGTTACAGCACAATACGGCAACATCGATCCTAGCTTTGATGCCTGTAAGCTCGCAACCGCCGCAGGTGCTAGCTTTGTCGCGCGCGGTAGCGTCATCGAGCCAGAGAAGCTTACAAAGCTCTTTGTAGAGGGCTTTAGCCACGATGGATACAGCTTTTTTGATGTATTTTCAAACTGCCACATAAATTTAGGCCGCAAGAACAAAATGGGCGAGGCGGTGAAAAATTTAGAGTGGATAAAGGGCCGCACGACTAGCAAGGTTAAATTTGACATGTTAAGCAATGAGGAGAAAAAGGGCATTTTTCCACTTGGCGTGCTTCACAAAGATGAAGAAAAGATGGAATACACCAAAGCTTACGACATGGTAAGAAAGGCTGCTATGAGCAATGAAGCGATAAATTTTGAGGAGCTAGTATGA
- a CDS encoding 2-oxoglutarate synthase subunit alpha, producing MRELVSTGNALVARAAVECGCNFFGGYPITPSSEIAHELSVLLPKHGGTFIQMEDEIAGISVSLGASASGAKAMTASSGPGISLKAEQIGLGFIAEIPLVIVNVMRGGPSTGLPTRVAQGDILQAKNPTHGDVNMIVLAPSSLEECYTETVRAFNLAARFMTPVMLLLDETIGHMQARVRLPEISELEIYKRREFNGEPKEYKPYEAAPDEPATLNPFFKGYHYHITGLHHGATGFPTEDGKIVEYSMNRLFDKINLHTDECEKFEEFMLDDAEICIIAFGSVALSAKQAILNLREKGLKVGLFKPLALFPAPAKKLKEISNKFNKILVCELNLGQYSGEISKIILRDDFAKLLKANGRPISPSEIEAKIGEIYGF from the coding sequence ATGAGAGAGCTAGTATCAACTGGAAATGCCCTAGTGGCAAGGGCTGCGGTCGAGTGCGGCTGTAACTTCTTTGGTGGATATCCGATCACTCCAAGTAGTGAGATCGCCCACGAGCTAAGCGTACTTTTGCCAAAACATGGTGGCACATTTATACAAATGGAAGATGAGATAGCTGGGATTTCAGTTTCTCTTGGTGCAAGTGCGAGCGGTGCAAAGGCCATGACAGCAAGCTCAGGTCCAGGAATTTCACTAAAGGCTGAGCAAATAGGCCTTGGCTTTATCGCTGAGATACCGCTTGTCATCGTAAATGTTATGCGCGGCGGCCCTTCAACTGGCTTGCCAACCCGTGTCGCACAAGGCGATATCTTGCAGGCTAAAAACCCAACTCACGGCGATGTAAATATGATAGTGCTAGCACCTAGCAGCCTAGAGGAGTGCTACACTGAGACGGTGCGAGCGTTTAATCTTGCAGCTAGGTTTATGACGCCAGTTATGCTGCTACTTGATGAGACGATAGGACACATGCAAGCAAGGGTGCGTTTGCCAGAGATTAGCGAGCTAGAAATTTATAAAAGAAGAGAATTTAATGGCGAGCCAAAAGAGTATAAACCTTATGAGGCCGCACCAGATGAGCCAGCTACGCTAAATCCTTTCTTTAAAGGCTATCACTACCATATAACTGGGCTTCATCATGGTGCTACTGGCTTTCCAACAGAAGATGGCAAGATCGTTGAATACTCGATGAATAGGCTATTTGATAAGATAAATTTACACACTGATGAGTGCGAGAAATTTGAAGAATTTATGCTTGATGACGCTGAAATTTGTATCATTGCCTTTGGTAGCGTGGCTCTCTCAGCCAAGCAAGCGATACTAAATTTACGTGAAAAAGGGCTAAAAGTAGGGCTATTTAAGCCACTCGCACTTTTTCCAGCTCCAGCTAAAAAGCTAAAAGAGATATCAAATAAATTTAATAAAATTTTAGTCTGCGAGCTAAATTTAGGCCAGTATAGTGGCGAAATTTCAAAGATCATCTTAAGAGATGACTTTGCAAAACTGCTAAAAGCAAACGGCAGACCGATAAGCCCAAGCGAGATCGAGGCAAAGATAGGAGAAATTTATGGCTTTTAA
- a CDS encoding 4Fe-4S dicluster domain-containing protein: MIIKENVPVWVDESRCKACDVCVSYCPAGVLAMRLEPKAVLGKMIEVVYADSCIGCRDCELHCPDFAIYVADKGFKFAKLTAESKERAAAVKANKFAKLGESA; this comes from the coding sequence ATGATAATAAAAGAAAACGTACCTGTTTGGGTCGATGAGAGCAGGTGTAAAGCCTGTGATGTCTGCGTGAGCTACTGCCCAGCAGGCGTGCTAGCGATGAGGCTTGAGCCAAAAGCAGTGCTTGGTAAGATGATAGAGGTCGTCTATGCTGACTCATGTATAGGCTGTCGCGACTGCGAGCTTCACTGCCCTGATTTTGCCATTTATGTGGCTGATAAAGGCTTTAAATTTGCAAAGCTAACCGCTGAGAGTAAAGAGCGAGCTGCGGCCGTAAAGGCAAATAAATTTGCAAAGCTTGGAGAGAGCGCATGA
- a CDS encoding malate dehydrogenase, whose protein sequence is MKISIVGAGNVGASIAYALCMREVCDEIALVDIFGDVARAKAIDLAQSSCVFSAKTSVCGGDDFVLIEGSDIVIVTAGSPRKEGQTREDLLLKNAVVVKQTAQKIAEFAKNAVIIVVTNPLDVMVWTAHKFSGFSKNKVIGMAGELDSARCRYELALLKDKDASKLRAKIVGAHNDEMIVSASNISENLNENELKALKKETSTGGAKIVKLLGTSAYYAPAAAAVKMCEAIMGKSDEILSASVLLDDELSCGRPVRLGREGLKEILELNINESEQEQLSKSEADIRKNIKFLKENLD, encoded by the coding sequence ATGAAAATAAGTATAGTTGGAGCTGGAAACGTCGGTGCGAGCATAGCTTATGCGCTTTGTATGAGAGAAGTTTGCGATGAGATCGCGCTTGTAGATATATTTGGCGATGTGGCGCGTGCAAAAGCGATCGACCTAGCGCAGTCAAGCTGCGTCTTTAGCGCAAAAACTAGCGTTTGTGGTGGCGATGATTTTGTGCTAATTGAAGGTAGTGACATCGTCATAGTCACAGCTGGAAGCCCAAGAAAAGAGGGTCAAACTAGAGAGGACTTGCTACTTAAAAACGCCGTAGTCGTAAAGCAAACAGCACAAAAGATAGCTGAGTTTGCCAAAAACGCAGTGATAATAGTCGTCACAAATCCGCTTGATGTGATGGTCTGGACGGCTCATAAATTTAGCGGTTTTAGCAAAAACAAAGTGATCGGCATGGCTGGCGAGCTAGATAGCGCAAGGTGCAGATATGAGCTAGCGCTTTTAAAAGATAAAGACGCCAGCAAGCTAAGAGCAAAGATCGTAGGCGCTCACAACGACGAGATGATCGTATCAGCTAGCAATATCAGCGAAAATTTAAATGAAAATGAGCTAAAAGCGCTCAAAAAAGAGACAAGCACTGGCGGCGCAAAGATCGTTAAACTGCTTGGCACTTCAGCTTACTACGCACCAGCGGCTGCAGCTGTGAAAATGTGTGAAGCGATCATGGGCAAGAGTGATGAAATTTTAAGTGCTAGCGTGCTTCTTGATGATGAGTTAAGTTGCGGCAGGCCAGTAAGGCTTGGACGCGAGGGCTTAAAAGAAATTTTAGAGCTAAATATAAATGAAAGTGAGCAAGAGCAGCTAAGTAAAAGCGAAGCTGATATTAGAAAAAACATTAAATTTTTAAAAGAAAATTTGGATTAG
- a CDS encoding NADP-dependent isocitrate dehydrogenase has translation MSDIIWTKTDEAPLFASYSLFPIVKSFLSRAGISITRADISLAGRILSLFSKELGLNKADELELLGELTSHKEANIIKLPNISATLVQLKAAIEELRSKGINVPFYPDEIITDYDEEVAKKYQKVLGSAVNPVLRQGNSDRRVLPPVKEFAKKHPHSNGDWDKTNKTKICYMQKGDFYENERSIIASKDEKFYVNFISLDGKKELLKELAIQSGEIVDATYLSVDELDKFYESCFEEAKKENLTLSLHLKCTMMKVSDPVIFAHAIKSYFKEVFELFGEEFKAHGVEAKNGLKDMFSKISQLKNKDEILAKFDEILSKKAKIWALNENASNFDVPNDVIIDASVPALIRNSGKVKDRSGELNFSLCMIPDRTYARVYEACVADFKEHGALDVSKIGSVANVGLMAKKAEEYGSHDKTFIAKEDGEFVVCNEAGESVFKFSVKSGDIFRMTQAKDDAINAWFELALKRGEISKDELIFWLDSSRAHDRNLIAKFERFREKFASAGVKFEILNYEQATKKSLEAIRAGKDVISVTGNVLRDYLTDLFPIFELGGSSKMLSVVPLLAGGAMFETGAGGTAPTLVKELKERNHLLWDSLGEFLALSASLEHLAFLRQKKEAKELSDALNRAVASYLDENKTPNATLDTRESHFYLAIFWAREMAISGGILSKIFENLADGLEKNESEILKELRQNDGASVEFGGYYLPDEVRANEVMRPSKILNQIIG, from the coding sequence ATGAGTGATATTATCTGGACCAAAACTGACGAAGCACCGCTATTTGCAAGCTATTCTCTCTTTCCTATCGTAAAGAGCTTTTTATCTCGTGCTGGCATTAGCATAACAAGGGCTGATATCAGCTTGGCTGGGAGAATTTTATCTCTTTTTAGCAAAGAGCTTGGACTAAATAAGGCCGATGAGCTAGAACTTTTGGGTGAGCTTACCAGTCACAAAGAAGCAAATATCATAAAACTGCCAAACATTTCTGCCACGCTCGTTCAGCTAAAAGCAGCGATAGAGGAGCTTAGAAGCAAGGGCATAAATGTGCCTTTTTATCCAGACGAGATCATCACAGACTACGATGAAGAGGTTGCTAAAAAATACCAAAAAGTGCTTGGCAGCGCGGTTAATCCAGTGCTTAGGCAAGGAAACTCAGATAGAAGGGTCTTGCCACCGGTTAAAGAATTTGCTAAAAAACATCCTCACAGTAACGGCGACTGGGACAAGACAAATAAGACAAAAATTTGCTACATGCAAAAGGGCGATTTTTATGAGAATGAGCGCTCAATTATCGCCAGTAAAGATGAGAAATTTTATGTAAATTTCATAAGTTTGGATGGCAAAAAAGAGCTTTTAAAAGAGCTTGCTATCCAAAGCGGCGAAATAGTTGATGCTACATATTTAAGTGTAGATGAGCTTGATAAATTTTATGAAAGCTGTTTTGAAGAGGCAAAAAAAGAGAATTTGACCTTGAGCCTGCACCTAAAATGCACGATGATGAAGGTTAGCGACCCAGTCATCTTTGCTCACGCGATAAAGAGCTATTTTAAAGAGGTTTTTGAGCTATTTGGTGAGGAGTTTAAGGCTCACGGAGTTGAGGCAAAAAATGGCTTAAAAGATATGTTTTCTAAAATTTCTCAGCTTAAAAATAAAGATGAAATTTTGGCTAAATTTGATGAAATTTTGAGCAAAAAAGCAAAAATTTGGGCACTAAATGAAAATGCTAGCAACTTTGATGTGCCAAATGACGTCATCATCGACGCCTCCGTGCCAGCACTCATTAGAAACTCTGGCAAGGTAAAAGATAGAAGTGGCGAGCTAAATTTCTCGCTTTGCATGATCCCAGATAGAACATACGCTAGGGTTTATGAGGCTTGCGTAGCGGACTTTAAGGAGCATGGCGCGCTTGACGTGAGCAAGATCGGTAGCGTAGCAAACGTGGGGCTCATGGCTAAAAAGGCTGAGGAGTATGGCAGCCACGATAAGACTTTCATCGCAAAAGAAGACGGAGAATTTGTTGTTTGTAACGAGGCGGGAGAGAGTGTCTTTAAATTTAGTGTTAAAAGTGGCGATATTTTTAGGATGACGCAGGCAAAGGATGATGCGATAAATGCGTGGTTTGAGCTAGCTTTAAAAAGAGGCGAAATTTCAAAAGATGAGCTTATTTTTTGGCTAGATAGTAGCCGTGCTCATGATAGAAATTTGATAGCTAAATTTGAAAGATTTAGAGAGAAATTTGCTAGCGCTGGCGTAAAATTTGAAATTTTAAACTACGAGCAAGCAACTAAAAAATCGCTTGAAGCAATAAGAGCTGGTAAAGACGTTATAAGCGTAACTGGTAACGTTTTAAGAGACTATCTAACCGATCTTTTTCCGATATTTGAGCTAGGCGGCAGCTCAAAAATGCTCTCAGTTGTGCCGTTACTTGCTGGTGGAGCGATGTTTGAGACTGGTGCTGGTGGGACGGCTCCTACGCTTGTAAAAGAGCTAAAAGAGAGAAATCACCTACTTTGGGACAGCTTAGGCGAGTTTTTGGCGCTTAGTGCTTCGCTTGAACATTTAGCATTTTTGAGGCAAAAAAAAGAGGCAAAAGAGCTAAGCGATGCGCTAAATAGAGCCGTTGCTAGCTATTTGGACGAAAACAAAACTCCAAATGCTACTCTTGATACCAGAGAGTCGCACTTTTATCTAGCGATATTTTGGGCAAGAGAAATGGCAATAAGTGGCGGAATTTTAAGTAAAATTTTTGAAAATTTAGCAGACGGGCTAGAGAAAAATGAGAGCGAAATTTTAAAAGAGTTAAGACAAAATGATGGTGCAAGCGTGGAATTTGGCGGATATTATTTGCCAGATGAAGTGAGGGCAAATGAGGTCATGAGACCAAGTAAAATTTTAAATCAAATAATAGGATGA